A genomic window from Terriglobia bacterium includes:
- the msrB gene encoding peptide-methionine (R)-S-oxide reductase MsrB: MAEKMRKDDAEWKKQLSQNQYHVTRQKGTEPPFSGEYEASNSAGVYKCVCCGQPLFRSDTKYHSGSGWPSFWAPLSAEAVATEADSSHGMRRTEVKCSRCDAHLGHLFEDGPRPTGLRYCVNSLALKLEEDEKPKG, from the coding sequence GTGGCGGAAAAGATGCGCAAAGACGATGCCGAGTGGAAAAAGCAACTCTCGCAAAATCAGTACCATGTGACCCGGCAAAAGGGAACTGAACCGCCCTTCTCCGGCGAATACGAGGCCAGCAATTCTGCCGGCGTCTATAAATGCGTTTGCTGTGGTCAGCCCCTGTTTCGTTCCGACACCAAATACCATTCAGGTTCAGGCTGGCCCAGTTTCTGGGCCCCACTCAGCGCGGAGGCCGTGGCGACCGAAGCGGACTCCTCGCACGGCATGCGCCGCACGGAGGTGAAATGCAGCCGCTGCGACGCTCACCTGGGACACCTCTTCGAGGACGGGCCACGGCCAACGGGTCTGCGCTACTGCGTCAATTCGCTGGCGTTGAAGCTGGAAGAAGATGAAAAGCCGAAAGGTTGA
- a CDS encoding PilZ domain-containing protein: protein MEQTEKRNNRRAKIAKPLRVRPSRPEDEHFEDLIVSANASREGVYFVTHQQNYYKGMRLFVTFPYSSPTDPMNCEYVAEVVRVEPQPNGKVGVAIHFLMTMNFGNTSLPGSSPRR, encoded by the coding sequence ATGGAGCAGACCGAAAAACGCAACAACCGCCGCGCCAAGATCGCCAAGCCGCTCCGCGTGCGGCCGTCGCGGCCGGAGGATGAGCATTTCGAGGACCTGATCGTCAGCGCGAATGCCTCCCGCGAAGGAGTGTACTTCGTCACCCACCAGCAAAACTACTACAAGGGCATGCGCCTGTTCGTCACTTTCCCTTACAGCAGTCCGACCGATCCGATGAACTGCGAATACGTGGCGGAAGTGGTGCGCGTGGAACCCCAGCCCAACGGTAAGGTGGGCGTCGCCATCCACTTCCTTATGACCATGAACTTCGGCAATACCTCGTTGCCGGGCTCTTCCCCGCGCCGCTGA